From the Acidobacteriota bacterium genome, one window contains:
- a CDS encoding SpoIIE family protein phosphatase codes for MRSRLQFTLGAIFFALLLMYGGARFFRSLALLGMESDPGWVARQVGNQVRVDRFRNDEAAGLLRIGDEVVAINGQPIKQTSEVARIFHSVDPGRPYTILIRRGGIPFETTLLSQGIPLITWIVNGAASLVIPNIFLLTGLIVFLLKPDDKQALLLALMFGMFTGAIFALTAVYSGESASMVTAMLAVHLASLFLWPVFFHFFQIFPEPSPLLRRFPRLEAYLYLPQLVTIFPYLGLLEILAAYAPDRYPEVNSPVLTRICVVIATAYIAGGLVSLFINYGQAGRASKRKMRVVVAGSIAGFLPIFLTIGLHMLFDLRGTSPRLGQWLLVIALFAFPLFPLSFAYAIVRHQVIPVRLILRRSVRYLLVSRGFIIIQAVVVFAVLSFLLTGSRLAAIDSLGDRADIIVTMAATALAIAGLTFLNQQVMPMIDRRFFRESYDAQQVLSELGIEMRKVSTVEQLLERAVAKIQDALHVENVTIFLRDQETGDYTCAISSQLNIDGMSTSRRDPTLTLSPDGALVQRMSRFATPLPVDFDRYNPWTQNLLSTELAMNDSRRRENATLRVARSALLLPVATKDELLGIVSLGPRLGDLPFSRDDRHLLMAVALQMALAIQNAELVQEIALEERLRHELAIATTVQQRLFPESPPEMASLELSGVCYPARGVGGDYYDFIALGQGKLGIAVADVAGKGISAALLMCTVQASLRSQAQTVNGHLTELVSSMNKLLHFSTDASSYATFFYAQFDERTGLLTYVNAGHNPPMIVRAAKSVKVQSVGAGAQESLIPAEGMRADHEQPEVRFLTKGGPIIGAFDDCVYEQETIQMESGDLLVAYTDGVTEARDAHDIEFGEASLRRIIDASAHVPVRELSEQIVHSVREWCGDTPPHDDLTLVVMRVR; via the coding sequence ATGAGGAGCCGGCTACAATTCACGTTGGGCGCGATCTTTTTCGCTCTGCTCCTGATGTATGGCGGCGCGCGCTTCTTCAGATCCCTAGCGCTGCTGGGTATGGAGAGCGACCCCGGGTGGGTTGCTCGGCAGGTTGGGAATCAGGTTCGTGTCGACCGGTTTCGCAACGACGAGGCTGCGGGATTGCTGCGAATCGGCGATGAGGTTGTCGCGATAAACGGCCAACCGATCAAGCAGACTTCTGAGGTAGCGAGAATCTTCCACAGTGTCGATCCCGGAAGGCCATATACGATTCTAATCAGGCGCGGCGGTATCCCTTTCGAAACCACGCTGCTATCGCAGGGCATTCCGCTGATCACCTGGATAGTGAACGGCGCCGCAAGCCTTGTGATCCCGAACATCTTTCTTCTGACTGGGCTGATAGTGTTTCTGCTCAAGCCCGACGACAAGCAAGCGTTGCTGCTCGCACTCATGTTCGGGATGTTCACCGGCGCTATCTTCGCTCTAACCGCCGTGTATTCGGGCGAGTCAGCCTCAATGGTGACGGCGATGCTGGCTGTTCATCTCGCTTCGCTGTTTCTATGGCCCGTGTTCTTTCACTTCTTCCAGATATTTCCCGAGCCTTCGCCGTTGCTTAGACGGTTTCCACGGCTCGAAGCCTATCTATACTTGCCGCAGTTGGTGACAATCTTTCCTTACTTAGGACTGCTGGAAATCCTTGCGGCATACGCGCCCGACCGTTACCCGGAGGTTAATTCTCCGGTGCTCACGAGGATCTGCGTTGTGATCGCTACAGCGTATATTGCGGGCGGGCTGGTATCGCTGTTCATCAACTATGGCCAGGCCGGGCGGGCTTCCAAGCGGAAGATGCGCGTAGTCGTCGCCGGGAGCATCGCCGGCTTCTTGCCGATATTCCTGACCATAGGCTTGCACATGCTCTTCGATCTGCGCGGGACGAGCCCGCGACTGGGACAGTGGCTCCTAGTCATAGCGCTGTTTGCGTTTCCGCTCTTTCCGTTGTCATTCGCTTATGCCATCGTTCGCCATCAAGTCATTCCGGTCCGATTGATCCTCCGCCGCAGCGTCCGCTACCTGCTGGTTTCGCGTGGATTCATCATAATTCAAGCAGTGGTAGTCTTCGCAGTATTGAGCTTCCTGTTGACCGGGAGCCGGCTGGCCGCGATCGATAGCCTCGGCGACCGGGCCGACATAATCGTGACAATGGCCGCAACCGCGCTCGCGATAGCCGGGCTCACTTTCTTGAATCAGCAAGTGATGCCCATGATCGACCGCAGGTTCTTCCGCGAATCCTATGACGCGCAGCAAGTTCTCTCAGAGCTCGGGATCGAGATGCGCAAGGTCTCGACGGTCGAGCAGTTGCTCGAGCGCGCGGTAGCCAAGATTCAAGATGCCCTGCACGTCGAGAACGTCACGATATTCCTGCGCGATCAAGAGACCGGCGATTATACGTGCGCGATCTCGTCTCAGCTCAACATTGATGGTATGAGCACTTCGCGTCGAGACCCGACGCTGACGCTCTCCCCGGATGGAGCGCTGGTGCAGCGGATGAGCAGGTTCGCAACGCCGCTGCCGGTGGATTTCGACAGGTACAACCCGTGGACCCAAAACTTGCTGTCGACGGAACTCGCGATGAACGACTCGCGAAGGCGCGAGAACGCGACGCTTCGTGTCGCAAGGTCGGCATTGCTGCTTCCGGTTGCCACCAAGGACGAGTTACTGGGCATTGTCTCGCTTGGTCCTCGGCTGGGTGATCTTCCATTCTCTCGGGATGACAGACACCTGCTGATGGCAGTCGCGCTGCAGATGGCTCTTGCTATTCAGAACGCCGAGTTAGTGCAGGAGATCGCGCTTGAAGAGCGGCTCAGGCACGAGCTTGCGATTGCGACGACGGTTCAGCAGCGGTTGTTCCCCGAGAGTCCGCCTGAGATGGCTTCGCTGGAACTTTCAGGAGTCTGTTATCCAGCTCGCGGGGTGGGCGGCGACTATTACGACTTCATCGCGCTCGGTCAAGGCAAGTTAGGGATCGCGGTAGCCGACGTGGCAGGCAAGGGAATATCGGCGGCGTTGCTGATGTGCACAGTGCAAGCGTCTTTGAGGAGCCAGGCTCAAACAGTGAACGGGCACCTTACCGAGTTGGTGTCGTCGATGAACAAGTTGCTGCACTTTTCCACTGACGCGAGCAGCTACGCGACATTCTTTTACGCTCAGTTTGATGAGCGGACCGGCCTGCTGACTTACGTCAATGCAGGCCACAATCCGCCGATGATCGTGCGAGCGGCAAAGAGCGTCAAGGTTCAGAGCGTGGGCGCCGGCGCACAAGAAAGCCTGATCCCGGCCGAAGGGATGCGAGCCGATCATGAGCAACCGGAAGTCAGGTTTCTGACAAAAGGCGGGCCGATCATCGGCGCCTTTGACGATTGCGTCTACGAACAAGAAACGATTCAGATGGAGAGCGGAGACTTGCTGGTAGCCTACACCGACGGCGTGACCGAAGCTCGCGACGCCCACGACATCGAGTTCGGCGAGGCCAGTCTGCGGCGGATAATCGATGCCTCAGCTCATGTGCCGGTGCGCGAGCTGAGCGAGCAGATTGTACACAGCGTACGTGAGTGGTGCGGGGACACGCCGCCGCACGATGATCTTACTCTTGTGGTGATGCGGGTGAGGTGA
- a CDS encoding nuclear transport factor 2 family protein, with amino-acid sequence MSSQDSSAEAEIRELIKGMNNAWAMGHPEDIGSFFREDIVMVLPGFQQRTGGREACVASYVDFCNQAAIAGLALGEISVDVFGDTAVASYGYEISYELGGERFNDKGRDIFVFVRDADRWQAVWRTMIVSQPESVN; translated from the coding sequence GTGAGCTCTCAGGATTCATCAGCGGAAGCCGAAATTCGTGAGTTGATCAAAGGAATGAACAACGCATGGGCGATGGGGCATCCCGAAGACATTGGGTCTTTCTTCCGCGAAGACATCGTGATGGTGCTGCCAGGCTTTCAGCAACGAACGGGAGGCAGAGAAGCGTGCGTGGCGAGCTACGTGGACTTTTGCAACCAGGCGGCGATTGCGGGACTCGCGTTAGGCGAGATCAGCGTGGACGTATTCGGGGACACCGCGGTCGCGAGCTACGGTTACGAGATCAGCTACGAACTGGGCGGGGAGCGGTTCAACGACAAGGGCCGCGACATCTTTGTGTTCGTGCGCGACGCCGATCGGTGGCAAGCAGTATGGCGAACGATGATCGTCTCTCAACCGGAAAGCGTGAACTGA
- a CDS encoding type II toxin-antitoxin system HicB family antitoxin has product MKRSFTASISQEGEWFIAQCMQVDVASQGATEDEALDNLRDALELHFTPPVATIIPRVRDIEIDIRAA; this is encoded by the coding sequence ATAAAACGATCATTCACCGCAAGCATTTCGCAAGAAGGCGAGTGGTTCATAGCCCAATGCATGCAAGTTGACGTTGCGAGCCAGGGTGCGACGGAAGATGAGGCCCTAGACAACCTGCGAGACGCTCTCGAACTTCACTTCACACCGCCTGTCGCTACGATCATACCGCGCGTGCGTGATATCGAAATAGACATCAGAGCCGCATGA
- a CDS encoding DUF2283 domain-containing protein produces the protein MRISYYSDTDSLYIDLSSKPSADSREVSNGVVLDYDEDGNLAGIDIDEASTKLDIRELILNKLPAEVKHVA, from the coding sequence ATGAGAATAAGTTATTACTCGGACACCGATTCGCTTTACATCGACTTATCTTCTAAACCGAGCGCGGATAGCCGTGAGGTGTCGAATGGAGTTGTTTTAGACTATGACGAAGATGGCAATCTCGCCGGCATAGACATCGATGAAGCAAGCACGAAGCTGGACATTCGGGAGTTAATTCTCAACAAGCTGCCTGCTGAAGTGAAGCACGTCGCATAA
- a CDS encoding M24 family metallopeptidase, translating to MIEPIQQALKEANVDGWLFYSFRGSDPIAANILGMVEGGHIATRRWFYFIPQSGEPTRIVHSIERDVIDHLPGKKLIYLPWQQLHSHLKSALIESTGKPNPRIAMQYSPNAAIPYLSRVDAGTIELIRSFGVEIVSSADLVQRFESAWGDEQLAMHDEAARGLYESVKSAFAEIGTRIKAGTPTTEYDIQQYILKCFADRGMFSKDPPIVAVNANSAMPHYGPTQDHHSPINKGDFVLIDLWAKLDRPNSVYADITWTSFVGDRVPEEVTKVFNVVRDARDAATNHVKEAFSAGRTIYGWQVDDVCREVIQKAGYGEYFIHRTGHNIHTEVHGNGANIDNLETKDERVLIPRTCFSIEPGIYLEGKFGVRSEIDVYVGEREARVTGGEPQREVVAILA from the coding sequence TTGATCGAACCAATACAGCAAGCTCTCAAAGAGGCGAATGTCGATGGCTGGTTGTTTTACAGCTTTCGCGGCAGCGATCCTATTGCGGCAAACATCCTGGGGATGGTCGAAGGAGGTCACATCGCGACGCGCCGCTGGTTCTACTTCATCCCGCAATCCGGCGAACCCACGAGGATAGTCCATTCAATCGAGCGCGACGTGATCGACCATCTGCCGGGCAAGAAGCTGATCTACCTTCCGTGGCAACAGCTTCACAGCCACTTGAAGAGCGCGCTCATCGAGTCAACCGGAAAGCCGAACCCGCGAATCGCGATGCAATACTCACCGAACGCGGCCATCCCGTATCTCTCGAGAGTGGACGCGGGAACGATCGAGTTGATCCGCTCGTTTGGTGTCGAGATCGTATCATCCGCCGATCTTGTTCAACGGTTTGAATCAGCCTGGGGAGATGAGCAGCTCGCGATGCACGACGAAGCGGCGCGTGGTCTCTATGAAAGCGTCAAGAGCGCCTTTGCCGAGATCGGCACTCGAATAAAAGCGGGAACGCCCACCACCGAATACGACATTCAGCAGTACATACTAAAGTGCTTTGCCGATCGAGGTATGTTCAGCAAGGACCCGCCGATTGTCGCGGTCAATGCCAACAGCGCGATGCCTCACTACGGGCCAACTCAAGATCATCACTCGCCGATCAACAAAGGTGACTTCGTGTTGATAGACCTGTGGGCGAAGCTGGATCGCCCTAACTCGGTGTACGCCGACATAACGTGGACTTCGTTCGTAGGCGACAGGGTGCCCGAGGAGGTAACAAAAGTCTTCAACGTAGTCCGAGACGCTCGCGATGCTGCTACGAATCACGTCAAAGAGGCGTTCTCAGCAGGCCGCACGATCTACGGCTGGCAAGTCGATGATGTCTGCCGCGAGGTGATTCAAAAGGCGGGCTACGGCGAGTACTTCATTCATCGCACGGGTCACAACATCCACACCGAAGTTCACGGCAACGGAGCCAACATCGACAACCTGGAGACTAAAGACGAGCGGGTGTTGATTCCGCGCACGTGCTTCTCGATCGAGCCGGGGATTTATCTGGAAGGGAAGTTCGGCGTGCGAAGCGAGATTGACGTGTACGTCGGCGAGAGGGAAGCTCGCGTGACCGGCGGCGAGCCTCAGAGGGAAGTGGTCGCGATCCTGGCGTGA
- a CDS encoding CopG family antitoxin: MPRSRSSISKARSYKEMGEFWDTHDLGDYWDQTTPVEFEVDIQSEAVYYPIEPNLSAKISRIAKKRGVPAETLLNLWLKEKLGEETAAK, from the coding sequence ATGCCAAGAAGTAGAAGCTCTATTTCAAAGGCGCGCTCTTACAAAGAGATGGGCGAATTCTGGGATACGCATGACCTTGGCGATTATTGGGACCAGACTACGCCGGTCGAATTCGAAGTAGATATTCAATCTGAGGCAGTCTACTACCCAATAGAACCGAACCTGTCAGCGAAGATTTCCCGCATAGCGAAAAAACGAGGCGTGCCTGCGGAGACTCTGTTGAATCTGTGGTTGAAAGAGAAGCTGGGCGAAGAGACCGCGGCAAAATAA